The Leadbetterella byssophila DSM 17132 DNA window CAAAGCCGGAGTTAGCCGCCTGGAAACCGCTATTGTCGTTCTGCTGATAAGAGTAACCGGCCAATATGGCAAAATTACTTTCTCCCGCCAGGTTCTTGTAATAGTTGGCCGTTACTTCCATTAGCTTGCTATGCCCTTCCCAGTAACTTTTGCTAGCTCTACCGTTATTACCTTGGAAGGCCTTGATATTAGGGTTTGTCCAGAATTCACTTACCCCACTTTCTCTTTGCAACTGCCCATTCACTCCCAGAGTCAAGCCATCTAAGATCTCATATCTTAAGTTTAGACCGCCTTGTGTCAACTTCTTGTTCTGCTGGTTCGTATAATTCTCTATCATAGCTACCGGATTGAACAAGGAGAAGTTACCTAATACCTCATAGTACGAACCATCCTGATTTCGAATAGGTAAAGTTGGTAAAAATGTAGTAGCTCGTTCAATGGCTCCGATATCGTACTTGTTCTTCGTCTCTGTATATACCAAGTTGTACTGTATGTTCAATCTGTTATCAAAAGCCTTTTGATCCAAGTTAATTCTGGCTGTAGCTCTATTTAGACCTGTATACTTCACCAGACCCTCCTGGTTGAGATAGTTGACAGATCCTCGATAAGTTAAGCCTGTAGATCCCCCGGCTATACTTAGATCATGATTATGAACAAAAGCATTTTGAGTAATTTCCTTGATCCAGTCTGTATTATAATAATTTCCACTAGCGTCTTTTGGGAAACGAAGACCATCACTTAAAGCGGATTCTCCTTTTATCCTTCTTACAGCATCTATATATCCCGGTCCATCAAATAGATTGTACCGGCGTGAGATGAGTGATGTACCTATATAATTGTCAAAGGAGATGGTAGGTGCACCTACTTTACCTCTTTTGGTTGTAATCAAGATCACCCCGTTAGCCGCTCTCGATCCATAAATAGCCGCTGCTGAAGCATCCTTCAATACATCCATAGTCTCTATATCATTAGGAGATACGGAAGAAATAGGGACCCCAATCATTCCGTCCACCACATAGAGAGGATCACTACCCCCCGCTAAGGAAGTATACCCTCTTAAACGTACAGTAGGATTTTGGTTCGGGTCTCCTGAAGGCTGAGTAATCACTAAGCCGGCCACTTTTCCCTGAATGGCTTGCAGAGGGTTAGGGTTGATACCCGGATTCAGGTCCTTAGAAGCTATGGAGGCTACTGAACCTGTTAAGTCCTTTCTTTTGGCAGTACCATAACCTACTACCACAATCTCTGAAAGGGAGGTGGTCTCATCTTCTAGATTTACATTGATGACGGTTTGGTCTGCCACTATTACTTCTTTACTTATTTTGCCAATGAAGCTAAAAACCAAGATGGTTTCTTTAGCAGGAACAGTAATGCTATACTTCCCGTCGACATCGGTCATAACGGCTTGTGTAGAACCTTTGATGGCCACGTTTGCTCCAGGTAAAGGACTGCCGTCTGTACCATCAGTGATTGTACCCGTGACTGCAATTTGTGCAAAAACCAAAGGACCTGCAAGAAGCAAAAACGAGGAGAGGATCCAACGCCGAGTACGGCTACGGATAGGTAGATTTGCTTTCATTCTGAGTAATTTAAGGTTAAATTTTCTAATTCCGACGAAGAATAACCTGACCGTATCTTCGTCCTATTCACGTCAAAACAAAATTCCGTGGTTTTTAATAGAAAGATTATATCTCTATTAATCGCTTTTTGTTCTGTATTAATCAGAAGGAACGATTGATCATTTCGTTCCTGAACTGCATAGGACTTCTTCCCTTGACTTTTCTAAAAACCT harbors:
- a CDS encoding SusC/RagA family TonB-linked outer membrane protein, with the protein product MKANLPIRSRTRRWILSSFLLLAGPLVFAQIAVTGTITDGTDGSPLPGANVAIKGSTQAVMTDVDGKYSITVPAKETILVFSFIGKISKEVIVADQTVINVNLEDETTSLSEIVVVGYGTAKRKDLTGSVASIASKDLNPGINPNPLQAIQGKVAGLVITQPSGDPNQNPTVRLRGYTSLAGGSDPLYVVDGMIGVPISSVSPNDIETMDVLKDASAAAIYGSRAANGVILITTKRGKVGAPTISFDNYIGTSLISRRYNLFDGPGYIDAVRRIKGESALSDGLRFPKDASGNYYNTDWIKEITQNAFVHNHDLSIAGGSTGLTYRGSVNYLNQEGLVKYTGLNRATARINLDQKAFDNRLNIQYNLVYTETKNKYDIGAIERATTFLPTLPIRNQDGSYYEVLGNFSLFNPVAMIENYTNQQNKKLTQGGLNLRYEILDGLTLGVNGQLQRESGVSEFWTNPNIKAFQGNNGRASKSYWEGHSKLMEVTANYYKNLAGESNFAILAGYSYQQNDNSGFQAANSGFVTDFVTIDNLGLGSGTLINPSNNYATSYRNQAKLISFFGRGTLNLNDRYNLTATIRQDGSSKFGKNNKWGLFPSFGAGWIISNEEFFGEPTGLNYLKLRVGWGQTGNSEGINPYNSIMLYGPSGTYYDGSVGDFLPGYAITQNANPNLKWEVLETTNVGLDFQIMSGRFSGTVEWYNKLTKDMLYNYSVPANGVDYFTGSILANVGSMKNSGVEFSFGGAVVEKPKFTWTPQLVVSYNKNKVVSLSNDQFQTGQIRFNPFGGRGLSDVFASYLTPGRPLGEFNNVPSFLEFNSNGEVVMKGGDGQGTTDVSKSDAYVAVEAGNPIGQGNPQPFLTGALSNNFTFGNFDLNFQLRGTFGNSILNNIRNNLMIPGSILETNMLEDMNDLPDNYNTNRLTTMWIENGSFVRLDNWQIGYNVPVKSKNLSRARIYLGGNNLLLFTKYKGIDPELQTKGDLESNSSQRPNALGLDYSTVYPKTRSFQLGVNLTF